The sequence below is a genomic window from Haemophilus pittmaniae.
CCAAACTAAAGGTTTGTGGCGCGCTAAAGCTAAGGCCTTGCGGTAATTTATGCGGATTAACCGATAAATCTTTTACCAATTGATCGGCTTGTGCCATCAAAGTTTTTTCCGCTTTTTCGCGTTTTAATAACTGCTCAATCATCGCCTTGGCTTCATCAAAGGTTTGTGTACCTTCATCTTTGTGATCCACCACACGCACCACAACAAAGGCGTTATCGCCAGTATTTAATGGTTCGGAATTCGCACCGCCATTGGCAATATCCGATTCAAAAATAGCTGAAACCACATTTGGTGTATTCAACTCTGCCGGCACATTTTGACGAGTGAAATAATCGGTTTCTTGCACTTTCACACCGGCCGCTTTGGCTGCATCCTGTAGAGAAGTATTGTTATTGGCCGCCGCATCACGCACCGCTTTTTCAACGGCTTGGAAACGATCTGCGGCGAGAGTTTTACGTAATGTATCGGCGATCTGCTCTTTTACTTCAGATAAACTACGTTGTTGACGGTCTTGCACCAAAATAATGTGATAAGAACCATCCACATTCACCGGGGTACTATATTGGCCAACATTAAGCAATAATGCCGCATCTTCAAAGTTTTGCGGTAATTCGTTGTCTTTAATCCAACCTAATTCACCGCCCTGCTCACCGGATAATTTATCGGTGGAACGGGTTTTCGCCAATTCGGCAAAATCCGCGCCTTTTTGTAATTCCTGATAAACCGCATCGGCATCTTGTTCGTTAGCCAATTGGATATGAGCTAATTTTTGGCTGGTGAATTGAGCCTTATTTTCTTGATAGTATTGCGCTATTTGAGTGTCGTTAACCGGTTGTAACTGGCTTAACGTATTAGCAGAAACCTCAATATATTGCACTTTAGCCTGTTCCGGCTGAAGTAGCGATTTAGCATTAGCATCGTAATAGGCTTTGATTTCCGCTTCGGTCACATTTTGTTTGGCCACTTCATCAGCCAATAAATAGCTTGCAATACGTGCGGTACGTTGTTGGAAAAGCAATGCGGCGGTAGCCTCACTTTGTAGTGGAACCACAAATTCACTACTTGCAATACCATTTTGCAATTGTTGCATTGTCAGACTTACGCGTAGCATCGCAGCATAACCATCTGGGCTCACGCCATATTGACGCAATGCTTGTAAATAGCGGTCATTGTCAAATTTACCGTTTACTTGAAACGCAGGCTCTTCCACGATCGCGCGTTTAATCATATCGTCACTAACGTTAAGTTTTAATTCTTTCGCATATTGGCGCAATAATTCTTGGTCGATCATTTGATTAATCACGCCTTGACGCATTTCGGAAACAAATTTAGGTGAATCGGAAAGACTTAAGAATTGCTCGCCTTCCTGTTGGGCACGGGCTTCGAATTCCTGATTGTAACGATTCATAAAATCCTGTTGGGAAATGGTTTCGCCATTCACTTTAGCGGCGAACGTATCATTACTGGAGAAAAGGTAGCCAGACATCCCGCCAACTAAAAAAGAAAGCGTGATCAAACCCAAAATAACCTTGGCAATACCGTGATTGGCAATGCCGTGCATTTTTTCAATTAACATTCAGTGACCCTTTGAAAAGACAAAAAACCGTCGGATTATAATCTAAATAGCGCAAAATCGCATCTTAAAAAACGCCGTGATCGTGTAGGATTTTCACGGCTATGGCCAATAAAACTAAGCCGCCGAAAATTTCAGCTAGGCTTTTAAAACGCCGCCCCAGAAAATGCCCGCCTTTCACACCGAGAAATGACAGTACAAACGTAGTGATTGCAATAATCAGCGCCGCCGGGCCGATATCCACGGTAAGAAACGCAAAGGAAATTCCCATCGCCATCGCATCAATGCTGGTTGCAATGCCCAGACTTAACAAATGTTTGGCGCTGATAACGTCATCAACGGACTCATCATCCTCGCTAACGCCTTCACGCAACATATTGATCCCGATTAGGGCGAGTAGCACAAAGGCCACCCAATGATCCCAATCCTCAATAAAATGGCTGAATTGCGCCCCCAATAAATAACCAATCAGCGGCATCACGCCTTGGAAGCAGCCAAAGTACAAGGCGATGGCTAGTGCCTGCTTGCAACGAAAAGCACGCATCGCCAGCCCTTTAGAAATTGCCACCGCGAAAGCGTCCATTGACAGCCCGAAGGCTATCACCCACAAAGTAGAAAGTGTCATAACAACAAAAATTTATTTACCGATACAGAACGAACTAAAAATATTGCCCAATAAATCATCGGCGGTAAATTGACCGGTGATTTCACTTAATGCGGATTGCACTAAACGCAGCTCCTCCGCTAACAATTCACCGGCATGGAATTCGGTGAGCTGTAGCAAACCAATTTGCAAATGTTCGGCAGCTTTTTGCAAAGCCTCCAAATGGCGACGACGAGCTAAGAAACCGCCTTCCATACCGGTTTGGAATCCCATCGCTTGTTTTAAATGCTCACGTAACAAATCTACGCCTTGCAAAGTCTGTGCCGATAAGCGAATCACCGCAACTCCGTCAGACTCAGTCAGTCCCACAGACTCACCACTCAGATCAATTTTATTGCGCACCACAGTTAGTGGTATCGCCGATGGTAATTTCGCTAAAAATTCGCGACGTAAACTTTCACTATCTTGGCTATCAGGATCACTGCTATCAAGCATCAAAATAATCCGATCCGCCTGCTCAATCTCATGCCAGGCTCGGGAAATCCCGATTCGTTCAACTTCATCGGTGGCTTCGCGTAAACCTGCGGTATCAATTATATGCAACGGCATACCATCCAAATGGATATGTTCGCGTAGCACATCGCGAGTCGTGCCCGCAATATCCGTAACGATCGCCGCTTCTCGACCGGCTAACGCATTGAGTAAACTGGATTTTCCCGCATTAGGACGACCGGCAATCACCACTTTCATTCCTTCGCGTAAAATTGAACCCTGCTTAGCTTCACGTCGTACTCCATCAAGTTGCTCAATAATTCCGCGTAAATTGGCTTCAATTTTGCCATCAGCCAAAAAGTCGATTTCTTCATCAGGAAAATCAATCGCCGCTTCCACGTAGGTACGTAAATAGATCACCGAATCGACCAATGCATTGATTTTATTTGAAAATTCACCTTGTAAGGATTTCAAGGCAGAGCGTGCCGCTTGCTCAGAAGTGGCATCAATTAAATCGGCAATAGCTTCCGCCTGAGCTAAATCCAGTTTGTCATTTAAAAATGCCTGTTCAGAAAACTCGCCCGGGCGCGCCAAGCGAATACCATCCACATTTAAAATCCGTTTCAATAATAAATCCAACACGACTTGGCCACCGTGTCCCTGTAGTTCCAGAACATCTTCACCGGTGAAGGAATGTGGCCCTTTAAAATAAACAGCAATGCCCTGATCCAATACCGTGCCATCGCTATCTTTAAAGGGTAAATAATCGGCCATACGCGGTTTCGGGCATTTGCCTAAGACAGCTTCGGCAACTTGGCTGGCCAAGGGGCCGGAAACCCGCAAAATACCAATTCCGCCGCGCCCTGGGGCAGTAGCCTGGG
It includes:
- the ppiD gene encoding peptidylprolyl isomerase, giving the protein MLIEKMHGIANHGIAKVILGLITLSFLVGGMSGYLFSSNDTFAAKVNGETISQQDFMNRYNQEFEARAQQEGEQFLSLSDSPKFVSEMRQGVINQMIDQELLRQYAKELKLNVSDDMIKRAIVEEPAFQVNGKFDNDRYLQALRQYGVSPDGYAAMLRVSLTMQQLQNGIASSEFVVPLQSEATAALLFQQRTARIASYLLADEVAKQNVTEAEIKAYYDANAKSLLQPEQAKVQYIEVSANTLSQLQPVNDTQIAQYYQENKAQFTSQKLAHIQLANEQDADAVYQELQKGADFAELAKTRSTDKLSGEQGGELGWIKDNELPQNFEDAALLLNVGQYSTPVNVDGSYHIILVQDRQQRSLSEVKEQIADTLRKTLAADRFQAVEKAVRDAAANNNTSLQDAAKAAGVKVQETDYFTRQNVPAELNTPNVVSAIFESDIANGGANSEPLNTGDNAFVVVRVVDHKDEGTQTFDEAKAMIEQLLKREKAEKTLMAQADQLVKDLSVNPHKLPQGLSFSAPQTFSLENVKDPILTEGVFAMAKPKDGETLYQTARDSQGNVVVVALEKVEEGKLDSDKLAQFGYQLQQSRQLEVQGTLMQALRDKAKVEINEAFINQDDDN
- a CDS encoding manganese efflux pump MntP; this translates as MTLSTLWVIAFGLSMDAFAVAISKGLAMRAFRCKQALAIALYFGCFQGVMPLIGYLLGAQFSHFIEDWDHWVAFVLLALIGINMLREGVSEDDESVDDVISAKHLLSLGIATSIDAMAMGISFAFLTVDIGPAALIIAITTFVLSFLGVKGGHFLGRRFKSLAEIFGGLVLLAIAVKILHDHGVF
- the mnmE gene encoding tRNA uridine-5-carboxymethylaminomethyl(34) synthesis GTPase MnmE, yielding MKETIVAQATAPGRGGIGILRVSGPLASQVAEAVLGKCPKPRMADYLPFKDSDGTVLDQGIAVYFKGPHSFTGEDVLELQGHGGQVVLDLLLKRILNVDGIRLARPGEFSEQAFLNDKLDLAQAEAIADLIDATSEQAARSALKSLQGEFSNKINALVDSVIYLRTYVEAAIDFPDEEIDFLADGKIEANLRGIIEQLDGVRREAKQGSILREGMKVVIAGRPNAGKSSLLNALAGREAAIVTDIAGTTRDVLREHIHLDGMPLHIIDTAGLREATDEVERIGISRAWHEIEQADRIILMLDSSDPDSQDSESLRREFLAKLPSAIPLTVVRNKIDLSGESVGLTESDGVAVIRLSAQTLQGVDLLREHLKQAMGFQTGMEGGFLARRRHLEALQKAAEHLQIGLLQLTEFHAGELLAEELRLVQSALSEITGQFTADDLLGNIFSSFCIGK